TCTGGCCAGTGCCCGCTGTGACAGTCTTTTGCTCGAGAACAGATTGAAACAGACCGGATGCGGCGGCCAGACGGTCATGATCGCTGATTTCCCAACTGCTGCTGCCATGCCCGAAGTCCTGGAAGCTTTCGAACACCTCGTCTTCATCGATCCTCCCTGGAACCAGATGATCCTGGATTCGCTGGCTGCCGCTGCCCCTGATGCCTATATTCATTTATTCTACTGTAGCGATGAGGTACAATTTAGCAGTAAGGTGCTTGAACACGAGTATGATCTTCGTAGTTCACTGACAAGAGTGTACAAGCAGCTTGAAGCGGGAAAAACCTACCTCCTAGACGAATCTGTCGAAAGGCTTCTCCTCGCAGGTGGCAAGCATCTCCGCCAGCCGATGATGGTTGCCAGGTGCTTGAGGATCCTCGAGGAGCTGGGACTGATTTCTGTTGAGGATGAGGCCGGTGCGCCGATAATGACGGTGCTCGAGGCCAGGCACACGGAACTCGACCAGTCCCCCACATACAGGGGGCTGCAAAGCTTTTACAGGGAGAGTTTAAAATTCTTGAGCAAGTCGCCAGACGTGAAGGAGATCTAGAGTCCGAAGAGGCTGCTCTTCAGGACCTTTTCCAGGCTATCTCTGAATATAATCCCGATTTTGATCGTGATCTGATCACGCGGGCTTTCGTCTACTCAAAGGCACAGCATAAGGGCCGCTTTCGCAAGAGCGGCGAGGATTTCATCTACCACCCGCTGGGAACCGCCCGTATCTGCGCCGACCTCAAGCTCGACAGCGTGACGATCGCTGCAGCGCTGCTCCATGATGTAGTCGAGGATACTCCCACCACTGTTACCAATATCCGCGAGATGTTCGGCGAAGAAGTCGCTGACCTGGTCGATGGCCTGACCAAGCTGCAAAAAGTATCTCTCAAGAGCGAAGAAGAAGAACAGGCCGACAACCTCCGGAAGATGATAGTCGCGATGGCCAAGGACATCCGGGTGATCCTGATCAAACTGGCCGACCGCACGCATAATATGCGAACGATCTGCTACATGGACAAGCAGAAGCAGATCCAGAAGGCCAAGGAAACCCTTGAGATCTACGCTCCACTGGCTCACCGCCTCGGTATCTACAGCATCAAGTGGGAGCTTGAGGATCTTGCTTTTGCCGCCCTCCATCCGCGCAAATATTCCGAGTTGCAGCAGATGGTCGCCACACGCCGTGCTGACCGCGAAACCTATGTGGCCCAGGTGGCCGAGTACCTTAAGGTGGAACTCGACAAGGTCGGTATCGAGTCTGACATCGAGGGACGCGCCAAGCACTTCTACAGCATCTACACCAAGATGGTTAAGCGCGGCAAGGAGTTCAACGAGATCTACGACCTTACCGCCATGAGGGTGCTGGTCGACACCGTGAAGGATTGTTACGGCGCGCTCGGCATCATCCACTCCTTATGGAAACCGATGCCCGGCCGCTTCAAGGATTACATCGCCATGCCCAAGTTCAACATGTACAGGTCATTGCATACGACGGTGATCGGGCCCCAGGGCAAGCCTCTGGAGATCCAGATCCGCACGCAGAAGATGCACCAGACTGCGGAATACGGCATCGCGGCGCACTGGCTCTACAAGGAAGCCAGCAAAACGAAAAAATCCAAGGAGCAGGCTGCGGACAAGCTCGCCTGGCTCCGGCAGATGATGGAGTGGCAGAGCGAAACCGAGGATCCCAAGGAATTCATGAAGACTCTTCGCATCGATCTTTTCGAGGAAGAGGTCTATGTGTTCACGCCTAAGGGCGAGGTCGTAAGCCTGGCGTCGGGTTCTACTCCGGTTGATTTCGCCTATGCAGTCCATACCGACGTCGGCCATCATTGCGTCGGCGCCAAGGTCAATGGGCGCATCGTGCCGCTGCAGCACACGCTGCATAGCGGTGACTTCCTTGAGATCCTGACGTCGAAATCGAGCCAGGGACCCTCTCGCGACTGGCTCAATTTCGTCAAGACGAGCCGGGCGCGAAACAAGATCCGCCAATGGTTCAAGAAGGAACGCCGCCAGGATTCC
Above is a window of Actinomycetota bacterium DNA encoding:
- a CDS encoding bifunctional (p)ppGpp synthetase/guanosine-3',5'-bis(diphosphate) 3'-pyrophosphohydrolase, producing the protein MSEYNPDFDRDLITRAFVYSKAQHKGRFRKSGEDFIYHPLGTARICADLKLDSVTIAAALLHDVVEDTPTTVTNIREMFGEEVADLVDGLTKLQKVSLKSEEEEQADNLRKMIVAMAKDIRVILIKLADRTHNMRTICYMDKQKQIQKAKETLEIYAPLAHRLGIYSIKWELEDLAFAALHPRKYSELQQMVATRRADRETYVAQVAEYLKVELDKVGIESDIEGRAKHFYSIYTKMVKRGKEFNEIYDLTAMRVLVDTVKDCYGALGIIHSLWKPMPGRFKDYIAMPKFNMYRSLHTTVIGPQGKPLEIQIRTQKMHQTAEYGIAAHWLYKEASKTKKSKEQAADKLAWLRQMMEWQSETEDPKEFMKTLRIDLFEEEVYVFTPKGEVVSLASGSTPVDFAYAVHTDVGHHCVGAKVNGRIVPLQHTLHSGDFLEILTSKSSQGPSRDWLNFVKTSRARNKIRQWFKKERRQDSEHIGRELLQEALRRKGLASQKIVASAAFSELTRSMGFLKAEDLYVSLGTGKTSPQQVLTKITQQLDGAGEIPSVVTKSTIPARERSATAPPKELGISVDGVSDVGVRLAKCCKPLPGDKIVGYISLGKGVSIHRKDCPNAKALTLRSGERFIEVAWKGASEKAFRAEFQIEAMDRSHLLEDISRTLSEAGINIVSAQLSTMPDHMVKDRFVVEIGDAKLLDTVLDTIKGIDTVFDAYRITPGIEED